In Flavobacterium luteolum, the DNA window GCTTTCTGCAAGCAGAAAATTAGGAAAAAAGGTGATTGATAAACTACAAGAAAAATTTCAAGAAGTACAGATTAAAGAGCATGATCTTAATACTCTTCCGCATTTGAATGAAACTCAAATCAATGCATTCTTTACACCTGATGAAAATCGGTCGGAAGTACAAAAATCAGAAACCGCTTTTTCAGATGCTGCTATTGCAAACCTGCTGGAAGCCGACATTTTAGTTGTAGAAGCCCCAATGTATAATTGGAATATCCCTTCAACATTGAAAGCCTATTTTGACCAAATAGCAAGACCCGGAATTACTTTTCGCTATATAGGAAAAGGAATGCTGCCGCAAGGATTGCTTAAAAATAAAAAGGCATACATTGTTACTTCGTCTGGTGGGATTTACACTGATGGAGATTTGAAACCTTACGATTTTACGACGAATTATGTTCGATTTTTTCTAGAACTTATGGGTATTGAAGTAGTAAACATTTTCAGAGCAGATGGTCAGGCAATTAGAGGTCAACAGGAGGCAACACGGATAGGATTGGAAAGCATCACTGTTGAATGATCAGTATAATCTATGCATTAATTGGTACTGCCTGCAAAAGTCCATTTGCAATCTTCGGTTCAATGCGCTAAAAGCACTCTTCATTGTCTCCATTTTTTATTGCCAAATTATATCTTTTCTAAAATCGATTTATTGCTGAACATGGCAGTTTGTGCGTATGGTTAATTTCCCTATATTTTGATTTGGTGAATTATTTGAAAGTAAGTGAAAGGAAATAACCCCGATAATCGTACGATTTCGGGGTTTTTGATACCTCTTGGTATTTTTTTTCAGCGGAGGAAGAGGGATTCGAACCCCCGGACCTGTTACAGTCAACAGTTTTCAAGACTGCCGCATTCGACCGCTCTGCCATTCCTCCAGTAAGATGCAATCATCTGCTGTTTGCGGGTGCAAAGATAAAATGTTTTTTCGATTGCAGAAATTTTTTCAAGACTATTTATGAAGAAAATTAAAAATGACTTTGAAAGAATCAAGGGAGGAAGATCTTTTAATAAAATTTTTTTATTGTCTATGAGAATAATTTTATTTATCAGGGCAAACAAAACTTTTTCATTATGAGCTAATTTCAGGCTTATAATCTTATACTTTTCCTATATTAGCACGTTTACTTATTTAGTATTTTTATGAATCTTCCATTTTTCCAAGATCTTCCTATTCCTAAACTTGCGTCAGCGTTTGGGAATACCTCCG includes these proteins:
- a CDS encoding FMN-dependent NADH-azoreductase, encoding MKKVLHIISSPKKELSASRKLGKKVIDKLQEKFQEVQIKEHDLNTLPHLNETQINAFFTPDENRSEVQKSETAFSDAAIANLLEADILVVEAPMYNWNIPSTLKAYFDQIARPGITFRYIGKGMLPQGLLKNKKAYIVTSSGGIYTDGDLKPYDFTTNYVRFFLELMGIEVVNIFRADGQAIRGQQEATRIGLESITVE